A region of Bombilactobacillus folatiphilus DNA encodes the following proteins:
- a CDS encoding M55 family metallopeptidase: protein MKIYISTDVEGLAGITDWNMDDNDTDKFRKLYNEQVAWVLQGIQKATNNSQIDEILISDSHAKGTNLDYDYLSDIDDRVALISGYPREDYMMSGFDASFDQVIFVGYHSGIGKEHGNMDHSYSARSAYNVWINGQYQNETTINVAYANELGVPVTLIVGDSALKEQLIDEKMCPSPKVVVTKKSLARFSAMSYPRKQVKSDIINGAKEVIDNPEAYSAVKPLKTPLTLKMQLANTAKADAVEQMQDVKRVDGRTIEVQCPSMKALLNEIIAIVMLAGTQD from the coding sequence ATGAAAATTTATATTTCAACTGATGTTGAAGGCTTAGCTGGTATTACCGATTGGAATATGGACGATAATGACACTGACAAATTTCGCAAGCTGTACAATGAACAGGTTGCATGGGTTTTACAAGGGATTCAAAAGGCGACTAACAATAGCCAAATTGACGAAATTTTGATTTCGGATTCCCATGCCAAGGGTACAAATCTGGACTACGATTATTTATCCGATATTGATGACCGTGTGGCTTTAATTAGCGGTTATCCTCGCGAAGATTACATGATGAGTGGTTTTGATGCTTCTTTCGATCAAGTCATTTTTGTGGGCTACCATTCTGGAATTGGCAAAGAGCATGGCAATATGGATCATAGTTACAGTGCCCGTTCTGCTTACAATGTTTGGATTAATGGTCAGTATCAAAATGAAACCACCATTAACGTGGCCTATGCTAATGAATTGGGCGTTCCTGTGACTTTAATTGTAGGTGACTCCGCATTGAAAGAACAATTAATTGATGAAAAAATGTGCCCTTCACCCAAAGTTGTTGTCACCAAAAAATCATTAGCTCGCTTTAGTGCCATGAGTTATCCGCGCAAACAAGTTAAATCTGACATCATCAATGGTGCCAAAGAAGTAATTGACAATCCGGAAGCTTATAGTGCTGTTAAACCTTTAAAAACACCTTTAACTTTGAAAATGCAACTAGCTAATACGGCCAAAGCTGACGCTGTTGAACAAATGCAAGATGTTAAACGCGTTGACGGACGGACAATTGAAGTGCAGTGTCCTTCTATGAAGGCTTTATTAAACGAAATAATTGCCATTGTTATGCTAGCTGGCACTCAAGACTAA
- a CDS encoding M42 family metallopeptidase, translating to MKENQKIELIKNFSNLNGASGFEMEVAKFFQQQTKPYGTTRIDGMFNSYVDRKQNTGHKPVVQMDAHADSVGFIVQAIRPNGLIKFVPLGGWAPTNIPAMRVRVRNQDGQYLKGVVATKPPHFMTDAERNAVPKIEDLSVDVGSTSREETINDFKINTGCPIVVDADCEYFDKTRMFFGKDFDNRVGAAALVATLAELADQDLNVDLKMALSTQEEVGTRGAKVTARNIDPDLSIVFEGCPCDDTFSPDWLAQTGLKRGPMLRDMDTSFIANPLFEQYADDVATKNQIPHTRSVRTGGGVNGAPILYYRGAPTIVIGIPVRYEHTAFNWANLDDFNNAVKLAVEILKSLDTTTINSFKGE from the coding sequence ATGAAAGAAAATCAAAAAATTGAATTGATCAAAAATTTTTCCAACTTAAATGGTGCCTCCGGATTTGAAATGGAAGTTGCAAAATTCTTCCAGCAACAAACTAAGCCTTATGGCACCACTAGAATTGACGGTATGTTTAATAGTTATGTAGATCGAAAGCAAAATACCGGTCACAAACCTGTCGTCCAAATGGATGCTCACGCTGATTCCGTCGGTTTCATTGTTCAAGCAATTCGGCCTAATGGCTTGATTAAATTCGTTCCTTTAGGGGGCTGGGCACCGACTAATATTCCTGCCATGCGGGTACGGGTGCGTAATCAAGATGGTCAATATCTCAAAGGTGTTGTGGCAACTAAACCACCGCATTTTATGACTGATGCCGAACGTAATGCTGTGCCGAAAATTGAAGATTTATCTGTTGATGTCGGCTCAACTAGTCGTGAAGAAACGATTAATGATTTCAAAATTAACACTGGCTGTCCAATTGTGGTTGACGCTGATTGCGAATATTTCGACAAAACCCGCATGTTTTTCGGTAAAGACTTTGATAACCGTGTAGGGGCGGCAGCCTTGGTTGCCACGCTAGCAGAATTAGCCGACCAAGATTTAAATGTAGACCTCAAAATGGCATTATCTACGCAAGAAGAAGTTGGTACCCGTGGTGCCAAAGTCACAGCCCGCAATATTGATCCCGATTTGTCGATTGTCTTTGAGGGTTGCCCATGTGATGACACTTTCAGTCCTGACTGGCTCGCGCAAACCGGCCTCAAACGGGGACCAATGTTGCGCGATATGGATACTTCATTTATTGCTAATCCTTTGTTTGAACAATATGCTGATGACGTGGCTACCAAAAATCAGATTCCGCATACGCGTTCCGTTCGGACTGGCGGTGGTGTCAATGGTGCGCCAATTCTGTATTATCGTGGAGCGCCAACGATTGTGATTGGGATTCCAGTACGATATGAACATACAGCCTTCAACTGGGCTAATCTAGATGACTTCAATAATGCTGTCAAATTGGCTGTCGAAATTCTGAAATCCTTAGATACAACAACAATTAATAGTTTTAAGGGTGAATAA
- a CDS encoding SAP domain-containing protein, producing MTTRPEFNAQLSSQTFSKFYWYKTELQQICRHYALPTYGTKAELTQYIYAFLDGTPPSAIHSVRHYRTKIKTALTTEQISLNTKLLHSGFALNNEARQFFANYFGVSHFSFRKSMAVKMREVARTNDTNTTVSDLIQALQAPSINTFTEQTYQWNHFVKDFCADPWSQNYKQSLKAAAILWRIVRDSDQPKVYQHELLVRYASSLKKFLK from the coding sequence TTGACAACTAGACCCGAATTCAACGCTCAACTAAGCAGTCAGACATTCAGCAAATTTTATTGGTATAAAACCGAATTACAGCAAATTTGTCGACATTACGCTTTACCAACATATGGAACCAAAGCAGAACTAACACAATATATCTATGCTTTTTTGGACGGTACACCGCCCAGTGCCATCCACTCCGTACGCCATTATCGAACAAAAATCAAAACTGCACTGACCACTGAACAAATTTCTTTGAATACTAAATTATTGCATTCTGGATTTGCTCTCAATAATGAAGCTCGCCAATTTTTTGCGAATTATTTTGGTGTTTCACATTTTTCATTTCGCAAGTCTATGGCTGTTAAAATGCGTGAAGTCGCTCGGACCAATGATACTAACACCACGGTTTCTGACCTGATTCAAGCACTGCAAGCTCCTTCAATAAACACGTTCACTGAACAGACCTATCAATGGAATCATTTTGTGAAAGATTTTTGTGCGGATCCTTGGTCTCAAAATTACAAACAATCACTGAAAGCTGCCGCTATTTTATGGAGAATTGTTCGCGATTCCGATCAACCAAAAGTCTATCAGCACGAACTCTTGGTACGATATGCTTCGTCATTGAAAAAATTTTTAAAATAA
- a CDS encoding MurR/RpiR family transcriptional regulator yields MSNLNNLGLLNSLCELINTNYDSNNHAIAAYLIEHLSHVQQVTVNQIVDNAFVSRSAVRRFCESLGYQSLTDLKSSISQLIFPSDIRHRQPADYQINQQLLTKLIQNMLTDMNQVCTPTKIQALVQQIHDHQKVLLMCANNTSSTLLKFQQELIYANKLVTILDQNYLNNQLITALDSQSLIITVSTSGKYAELSENLLASLPGTKILITGNHQTQLEPIYDTCMYISEQSFSTDHLGIYGKYGITYLFDQIFLHYVTTYFN; encoded by the coding sequence ATGAGCAATTTAAATAATCTGGGACTCCTGAATTCGTTGTGTGAATTGATCAACACCAACTATGATAGTAATAATCATGCCATTGCCGCTTATTTAATTGAACACTTGAGCCATGTACAACAGGTCACCGTCAATCAAATTGTCGATAACGCCTTTGTTTCCCGTTCGGCGGTGCGGCGCTTTTGTGAAAGTCTTGGTTATCAAAGTTTAACCGACCTCAAATCTTCAATTTCCCAATTAATTTTTCCCAGTGACATTCGCCATCGTCAACCCGCCGATTATCAAATTAATCAGCAATTATTGACCAAGTTAATTCAAAATATGCTAACGGACATGAATCAAGTTTGTACGCCGACCAAAATTCAAGCTCTCGTCCAGCAAATTCATGATCATCAAAAAGTGCTGTTGATGTGTGCCAATAATACAAGCAGCACTTTGTTGAAGTTCCAGCAAGAATTAATTTACGCCAACAAATTAGTAACTATCCTAGATCAAAATTATCTGAATAATCAGTTGATTACTGCTTTAGATAGTCAATCTTTGATCATCACCGTCTCTACTTCTGGCAAATATGCCGAACTGTCAGAGAATTTACTTGCCAGTCTCCCCGGAACCAAAATTCTAATTACGGGTAATCATCAAACGCAGTTGGAACCAATCTACGATACCTGTATGTATATCAGTGAACAATCGTTTTCCACAGATCATCTCGGCATTTACGGCAAATATGGCATCACCTACTTATTTGACCAAATTTTTTTACATTATGTGACAACTTATTTTAATTAA
- a CDS encoding glycoside hydrolase family 1 protein, which produces MHKFADIFDDKDFLWGSGTAAYQCEGAWKADSKGLGEWDYFNHHSPLNINHTDGDEASDFYHHYQEDIDLLAAGHQNTFRFSIAWDRILPNGTGKINQNGIDFYNNVIDYCLQKGLEPNVSLFHYDLPYQLALQGGWLNRKLTDYFADYAKICFENFGDRVKIWVTINEPRYYSYCVNIVGNYPPNRRLDFQSYFQYQYNLMLASAKAIKIFHNLNMDGIIGIVHDNGNVELAPDTKDKARVQKLSDFFYNREILCPALLGKMPDETTEVVQAFNCLLYQTDQDEQIFADGKADYLGLNLYNRQYVTDWSTGETAVFHNNQGKQSTAKEGIRLQGLFESAFDPDVPRNQWGREELPRVMYTALTEINQRYHPQLIMITENGHGGYETPDENGYVNDDKRIALTKDFLKYLLQAKNEGVPVHGYYHWSPIDLYSWINGYEKRYGMIRVDYNDHFRRIPKKSYYWYRDFIDQYFAGRQQQ; this is translated from the coding sequence ATGCATAAATTTGCAGATATTTTTGATGATAAGGATTTTTTATGGGGATCCGGCACCGCGGCTTATCAATGTGAAGGTGCGTGGAAAGCGGATAGCAAAGGTTTAGGTGAGTGGGATTATTTCAATCACCACAGTCCCCTCAACATTAACCACACTGATGGTGACGAAGCTTCGGATTTTTATCATCATTACCAAGAAGATATTGATTTATTGGCTGCTGGTCATCAAAACACCTTTCGATTTTCGATTGCTTGGGACCGCATTTTGCCCAATGGTACCGGAAAAATTAACCAAAACGGGATTGATTTTTATAACAATGTCATTGATTACTGCCTACAAAAAGGTTTAGAACCTAATGTTTCCTTATTTCATTACGATTTGCCCTACCAATTAGCTTTGCAAGGTGGTTGGCTGAATCGAAAATTAACAGATTATTTTGCCGATTATGCCAAAATTTGTTTTGAAAATTTCGGTGATCGCGTCAAAATTTGGGTAACAATTAATGAACCACGCTATTACAGCTACTGTGTTAACATTGTGGGCAATTATCCACCCAATCGCCGCCTAGATTTTCAATCTTATTTTCAATATCAATATAATTTGATGCTGGCAAGCGCCAAAGCTATTAAAATTTTTCATAATTTAAATATGGACGGCATTATTGGCATCGTTCACGACAACGGCAACGTTGAATTAGCCCCAGACACTAAGGATAAAGCACGGGTGCAAAAACTAAGCGACTTTTTCTATAATCGTGAAATTTTGTGTCCGGCACTGCTAGGCAAAATGCCGGATGAAACGACGGAAGTTGTACAAGCTTTTAATTGTCTGCTGTATCAAACCGATCAAGACGAACAAATTTTCGCAGATGGCAAAGCTGATTATCTCGGCTTAAATCTTTATAATCGCCAATATGTCACTGATTGGTCGACTGGCGAAACGGCTGTTTTTCACAATAACCAAGGTAAACAGAGCACTGCTAAAGAGGGCATTCGCTTACAAGGGTTATTTGAATCGGCGTTTGACCCTGATGTGCCGCGCAACCAATGGGGACGCGAAGAATTGCCCCGTGTGATGTACACCGCCTTAACCGAAATCAATCAGCGCTACCACCCACAACTGATCATGATTACTGAAAATGGTCATGGCGGTTATGAAACGCCTGATGAAAATGGTTATGTCAATGATGATAAAAGGATTGCGTTGACCAAAGACTTTCTCAAATATTTATTGCAAGCCAAAAACGAAGGCGTGCCTGTCCATGGCTATTATCATTGGTCACCGATTGATTTATACAGTTGGATTAACGGCTATGAAAAGCGTTATGGCATGATTCGCGTTGATTATAATGATCATTTTCGGCGCATTCCTAAGAAAAGTTATTATTGGTATCGCGATTTTATTGACCAATATTTTGCAGGGAGGCAACAACAATGA
- a CDS encoding glucose PTS transporter subunit IIA, whose product MTSKFDYSQIAQQLIQAVNGKDNITDVYHCATRLRVVVQNPQQVNQEALAQIPGIKGVVVKGNEIQNFVGTKVDQYYNQLLPYLNLQDKSASLTKSSTKMTAKTILSTILDFISGIVLPIMPVIVAAGFLLAILNMCKTFFGMNPKSGTAIILNSIASAGFYFIPIFTGFQAASKMKIPAAMGAFLGAILTFGDINNVAGLSFLGIHLPKMQYNGTLLTSILGVIILDYIYKFWDHILPKEITYFFTPLLSILIAAPLTLVVVGPISNSISFGIAGAFNWLSARASWLAFTLYSALNPILVMFGIDKGFVPIAINNVAQLGYETLIYPAALPSNAAMGAAALAVAVASKKKMTKGEGFSAGFTGLMGITEPSIFGFLLPYRRALIGAIAGGAIGGLIGGILHIKQGALMAPGFISLISYFVGPTPKANFIFGVLSWICGIVASFTITTILIKTDSARDQNILFQAKPETQTTTLTAPATGNVLPLTQVADELIASKTMGDGFAIMPTDNQLYAPVTGTVTTIFPTKHAVGFQSDSGLEILLHVGIDTVELDGKPFHWTIQENERVQQGQEIGTMDLELIKASHKDPMVMTIITNSDKLSQSLQPKAKTVVAGATVLNASKPIKFLCQKS is encoded by the coding sequence ATGACTAGCAAATTTGATTACTCCCAAATTGCCCAACAATTAATTCAAGCTGTGAATGGCAAAGACAACATCACCGACGTTTATCATTGTGCCACACGGTTGCGCGTTGTTGTCCAAAATCCGCAACAAGTAAATCAGGAGGCATTGGCACAGATTCCCGGTATTAAAGGCGTCGTTGTGAAAGGCAATGAAATTCAGAATTTTGTTGGGACCAAAGTTGACCAATATTATAATCAATTATTGCCTTATCTAAATTTGCAAGACAAATCGGCGTCTCTTACCAAATCATCTACTAAAATGACTGCCAAAACTATTTTATCCACCATTTTGGATTTTATCAGTGGCATTGTCTTACCAATTATGCCCGTGATTGTGGCAGCTGGCTTTTTGCTTGCCATTCTCAATATGTGCAAAACCTTTTTTGGCATGAATCCTAAGAGTGGCACGGCAATCATTTTAAATAGTATCGCCTCGGCTGGTTTTTATTTCATTCCAATTTTTACAGGTTTTCAGGCCGCTTCTAAAATGAAAATTCCCGCCGCCATGGGTGCTTTTTTAGGAGCAATCCTAACTTTCGGCGATATTAATAATGTTGCTGGCTTGAGTTTTTTGGGTATTCATCTTCCGAAAATGCAATATAACGGTACATTGCTAACTTCCATTTTGGGTGTGATTATTCTGGACTATATCTACAAATTTTGGGATCACATTTTGCCCAAAGAAATCACTTATTTCTTTACACCGCTACTATCCATCTTAATTGCTGCTCCTTTGACTTTAGTTGTAGTCGGACCGATTAGCAACAGTATTAGTTTCGGCATTGCTGGCGCATTCAATTGGTTAAGTGCACGGGCTAGTTGGCTTGCATTCACACTTTACAGTGCCTTGAATCCTATTTTGGTCATGTTTGGCATTGATAAAGGGTTTGTTCCAATTGCCATCAACAATGTGGCCCAGTTAGGTTATGAAACACTGATTTATCCTGCCGCTTTACCAAGTAATGCGGCCATGGGAGCAGCTGCCTTAGCAGTCGCGGTTGCCAGCAAAAAGAAAATGACGAAAGGTGAAGGTTTTTCTGCCGGTTTCACTGGTTTGATGGGCATCACGGAACCATCTATTTTTGGATTTCTATTGCCTTATCGACGAGCCTTAATCGGTGCTATCGCAGGTGGCGCAATCGGAGGCTTAATTGGCGGAATCTTGCATATCAAACAAGGTGCTCTGATGGCTCCGGGCTTTATTTCGCTGATTTCTTATTTTGTGGGTCCCACTCCCAAAGCTAATTTCATTTTTGGCGTATTGAGTTGGATTTGCGGAATTGTCGCTAGTTTCACAATCACCACTATTTTAATCAAAACAGATTCAGCACGCGACCAAAACATTTTGTTTCAAGCGAAACCCGAAACTCAGACAACCACTTTGACAGCGCCCGCCACCGGCAATGTGCTGCCCTTAACACAAGTTGCTGATGAACTCATTGCCAGCAAAACGATGGGCGACGGCTTTGCAATTATGCCAACAGATAATCAGCTGTACGCTCCCGTTACCGGAACAGTTACCACCATTTTCCCAACTAAACATGCGGTCGGTTTTCAAAGTGATAGTGGCTTAGAAATCCTATTACACGTGGGCATTGATACAGTGGAACTTGATGGCAAGCCGTTTCATTGGACGATTCAGGAAAATGAGCGCGTCCAACAGGGGCAAGAAATTGGCACGATGGATCTTGAGCTGATTAAAGCTAGTCACAAGGATCCAATGGTCATGACGATTATCACCAATTCTGATAAACTGAGTCAATCACTCCAACCAAAAGCCAAGACTGTCGTTGCTGGAGCAACTGTGCTTAACGCATCAAAACCAATTAAATTTTTATGCCAAAAATCATAA
- a CDS encoding ArsR/SmtB family transcription factor gives MIIEQLTKNQIRVQIFKALSDEARLTILHVLNSQDKEWSCGEIGESLNISKSTVSYHFKILREAGLTNTRKVGQNRFVSLNRDFIENILPGFLDII, from the coding sequence ATGATTATCGAACAATTAACTAAAAATCAAATACGCGTTCAAATTTTTAAGGCACTCTCGGACGAAGCTCGTTTAACAATCTTGCATGTTTTGAACTCTCAAGATAAAGAATGGAGTTGTGGGGAAATTGGTGAGAGTTTAAATATTAGTAAATCTACAGTCTCTTATCATTTTAAAATTTTACGAGAAGCCGGTTTAACTAATACCAGAAAAGTTGGCCAGAATAGATTTGTAAGCCTAAACAGAGACTTCATCGAAAATATCTTGCCCGGATTTTTGGATATTATATAG
- a CDS encoding MFS transporter — MKKYSIMFFLTMFLIGTDTFLISPLLPTLSKLYGISTAISGWMVSSYAIGYAFFALISGPISDGRDRKKVMLWGLLAFAISTFLCSFANSFILMLVFRFLAGVSASFVTPQVWASIPVVVDQKSIVKVMGYATAGLSVSQLIGIPIGSYLAVISWHTPFYIISIAAFLLLLLLLFALPELELGKQEHLSFSKTYLQVLTNKKALSYLFAYCVFQIGSFTATTFVSTWFTGSFKLSLSDVGTAMIAIGAGNLIGSLTSSKLVNKFGLEHTFLAELIILIILYLITPFANNFWSAEILLTLVFLINGFIFPLFMTTLQNTVQNARSTISSLSNAAMYLGETIAGIVGGILFKKFTGYIGIGPFAAFMILLALLLYALNGMFQKHNHEVTSYSS; from the coding sequence ATGAAAAAATATTCTATAATGTTTTTCTTAACAATGTTTTTAATTGGAACAGATACTTTTTTAATTTCACCACTATTGCCTACATTAAGCAAGCTGTACGGCATTTCCACTGCTATTTCTGGATGGATGGTTAGTTCATACGCCATTGGGTATGCTTTTTTTGCATTAATTTCTGGCCCCATTTCTGACGGCCGTGACCGCAAGAAAGTTATGCTGTGGGGATTGCTTGCTTTTGCAATTTCAACCTTTTTGTGTTCTTTTGCTAACAGCTTCATTTTAATGTTAGTCTTTAGATTTTTGGCCGGCGTTAGTGCCTCATTTGTTACTCCTCAAGTTTGGGCATCAATTCCCGTTGTTGTCGATCAAAAAAGCATTGTTAAGGTCATGGGGTACGCCACAGCGGGATTGTCCGTTTCCCAATTAATTGGAATTCCGATTGGTAGTTATTTAGCTGTCATTTCTTGGCACACGCCTTTTTATATTATCTCAATTGCAGCGTTTTTATTGTTGTTACTGCTCCTTTTCGCCTTACCAGAACTGGAACTTGGCAAACAAGAACATCTATCTTTTTCCAAAACTTATTTGCAAGTTCTAACAAATAAAAAAGCTTTAAGCTATCTATTCGCATATTGTGTCTTTCAAATCGGTTCTTTTACAGCTACCACTTTCGTCTCAACTTGGTTCACCGGCAGTTTTAAATTATCATTGTCAGATGTTGGAACAGCCATGATCGCCATCGGTGCAGGTAATTTAATTGGCTCATTAACAAGTAGCAAACTGGTGAATAAATTTGGATTAGAACATACATTTTTAGCAGAATTAATTATTCTCATCATTTTATATTTAATTACACCATTTGCCAACAACTTTTGGTCAGCAGAAATTCTTTTAACATTAGTATTTTTAATTAATGGATTTATTTTTCCATTATTTATGACAACCTTACAAAACACCGTACAAAATGCCCGTAGTACAATCTCCTCTTTGTCGAATGCCGCCATGTATCTAGGTGAAACAATTGCGGGAATTGTTGGTGGGATTTTATTCAAAAAGTTCACTGGGTACATTGGCATTGGACCATTTGCAGCTTTCATGATTTTACTGGCGTTATTACTTTACGCACTCAATGGCATGTTTCAAAAACATAATCACGAGGTGACATCATATTCAAGTTAA
- the pyrE gene encoding orotate phosphoribosyltransferase has translation MTEMAIQIAQDLLKIQAVTFSPQHPFTWASDMQAPIYTDNRKTIAYPKVREHIAQGLASLIQQNFPQATVIAGVATAGIAHAALAADRLNLPMSYVRSKPKDHGTGQQIEGQINSSDQVVLIDDLISTGGSVLKAVKAVQQTGATVLGVAAIFSYELPDSRQNFAAAQMPLKTLTSYHQLVQQAQQLGDISKNEVESLQRWRDDPWHWLQ, from the coding sequence ATGACTGAAATGGCGATCCAAATTGCTCAAGATTTATTAAAGATTCAAGCAGTGACTTTTAGTCCCCAACATCCATTTACTTGGGCCAGTGACATGCAGGCACCGATTTATACTGATAATCGTAAAACGATTGCGTATCCAAAGGTTCGTGAACATATTGCTCAAGGTTTGGCTAGTTTGATTCAGCAGAATTTTCCTCAAGCGACAGTGATTGCAGGCGTAGCCACAGCCGGGATTGCGCATGCGGCTTTGGCAGCAGATCGTTTGAATTTGCCGATGAGTTATGTGCGTTCTAAGCCCAAAGATCACGGTACAGGCCAACAAATTGAGGGGCAGATTAATTCCAGCGATCAAGTTGTGTTAATTGATGATTTGATTTCAACAGGCGGCAGTGTCTTAAAAGCGGTGAAAGCAGTCCAGCAAACAGGTGCCACAGTTCTGGGAGTGGCGGCTATTTTTAGTTATGAATTGCCAGATAGTCGGCAAAATTTTGCTGCCGCGCAGATGCCATTAAAAACGTTGACTAGTTATCATCAATTGGTGCAGCAAGCCCAACAATTAGGTGATATATCTAAGAATGAGGTTGAATCCTTACAGCGATGGCGCGATGATCCGTGGCATTGGTTACAATAA
- the pyrF gene encoding orotidine-5'-phosphate decarboxylase: MSPVIIALDFANAQTTLTFLDQFIQEPNLFVKVGMELFYFEGPRIIQELQRRKIKIFLDLKLYDIPHTVEQAMYQLGRQGVEMVTVHAQGGQAMIQSAKRGLQRGNQEVRQAPTKLLAVTQLTSTSQAQMQTEQQIAVSLPASVTHLAKLAQKSGADGVIASAWEDPAIHVATSADFWCVNPGIRLSNEVIDDQKRVATPKKARQLGSQAIVVGRSITQADAPVAAYHQILQEWEAVK, from the coding sequence ATGAGTCCGGTCATTATTGCGCTAGATTTTGCGAATGCACAAACGACTTTGACATTTTTGGATCAATTTATTCAAGAGCCCAATTTGTTTGTCAAAGTGGGCATGGAATTATTTTATTTTGAGGGACCGCGGATTATCCAAGAATTACAGCGCCGTAAGATTAAAATTTTTTTGGATTTGAAACTATATGATATCCCACACACAGTGGAACAGGCGATGTATCAGTTAGGGCGTCAAGGCGTTGAGATGGTGACAGTGCACGCGCAAGGTGGTCAAGCAATGATTCAAAGTGCCAAACGCGGTCTGCAACGTGGCAATCAAGAGGTCCGTCAAGCACCGACTAAATTGCTAGCAGTGACGCAGTTGACTTCAACGTCACAAGCTCAAATGCAAACAGAACAACAAATAGCAGTGAGTTTGCCAGCGTCCGTCACGCATTTAGCCAAATTAGCGCAAAAAAGTGGGGCAGATGGTGTGATTGCTTCTGCGTGGGAAGATCCCGCCATTCATGTAGCAACGAGCGCTGATTTTTGGTGTGTTAATCCGGGAATCCGCTTGAGTAATGAGGTAATTGATGACCAAAAGCGAGTCGCTACACCAAAAAAAGCGCGTCAATTAGGTAGTCAGGCTATAGTGGTGGGACGTTCGATTACTCAAGCAGATGCGCCCGTGGCAGCGTATCACCAAATTTTACAAGAATGGGAAGCGGTAAAATGA
- a CDS encoding MFS transporter has product MQQPVSHQPLTTNQKWTIASTSAGFALENMDVMFLSFALSSIIAQLHINGSQAGLISSITNLGMLAGGAFFGLIADKFGRVRTFSYTIFIFALATAGMYFVQNLTWIYILRFITGIGAGGEYGVGITLIAENFAHRKIGKMTSIAAIGGQIGSILAAIGASLIIPAWGWRTLFICGVIPVLLTYFIRRHLHESAEFLAAQHNQAAVQKQGHISELFKTPRLTYQTLALAFMVVVQIAGYFGLMNWLPSIMQRKLGLSVSGSSVWMIATIIGMSIGMLTFGSILDYFGPRKAFGMFLIASAISVFGITLAFNEATLLIAGAILGFFSNGMFGGYGAIISRLYPTEIRSTANNVIVNVGRAIGGFSSVVIGFLMDHYTLIVVMTFLAILYLLSFLVMLTIPALKHLGIVNGDR; this is encoded by the coding sequence ATGCAACAACCAGTATCACACCAACCGTTAACGACGAACCAAAAGTGGACAATTGCTTCTACTTCCGCAGGCTTTGCTTTGGAGAATATGGACGTCATGTTTTTATCATTTGCCCTCTCTTCAATTATTGCGCAACTGCATATCAATGGTTCCCAAGCCGGCTTAATTTCGTCAATTACCAATTTAGGTATGTTAGCAGGTGGTGCTTTTTTCGGCTTAATTGCGGACAAATTTGGTCGTGTGCGAACTTTTTCCTACACTATTTTTATTTTTGCCTTAGCAACCGCGGGCATGTATTTCGTTCAGAATCTAACGTGGATCTATATTTTGCGCTTTATTACCGGCATTGGTGCTGGTGGTGAATATGGTGTGGGAATTACCTTAATTGCGGAAAATTTTGCCCATCGTAAAATTGGCAAAATGACTTCTATTGCCGCTATTGGTGGGCAAATCGGTTCCATTTTAGCTGCCATTGGGGCCTCGCTGATTATTCCTGCTTGGGGTTGGCGCACTTTATTCATCTGTGGTGTCATTCCGGTGCTTTTGACTTACTTTATTCGGCGCCATTTGCACGAAAGTGCTGAATTTTTGGCAGCCCAACACAATCAAGCCGCTGTTCAAAAGCAAGGTCATATCAGTGAACTCTTTAAAACGCCGCGTCTCACCTACCAAACCCTAGCGTTGGCCTTTATGGTGGTCGTCCAAATTGCTGGTTACTTCGGTTTGATGAACTGGTTGCCCTCTATTATGCAAAGAAAACTTGGACTTAGTGTATCAGGTTCTTCGGTGTGGATGATTGCTACGATTATTGGCATGAGTATTGGGATGCTGACTTTTGGCAGTATTTTAGATTACTTTGGACCGCGCAAAGCTTTCGGCATGTTTTTAATCGCTAGTGCTATTTCGGTTTTTGGTATCACTTTAGCGTTCAATGAAGCCACTTTACTAATCGCGGGCGCCATTTTGGGCTTCTTTTCTAACGGAATGTTCGGCGGTTACGGCGCCATCATTAGCCGCTTGTACCCGACCGAAATCCGCTCTACGGCCAACAATGTGATTGTCAACGTCGGACGAGCAATCGGTGGTTTTTCTTCTGTCGTCATTGGTTTTTTGATGGATCACTACACTTTGATTGTTGTCATGACTTTTCTGGCCATTTTATACCTACTAAGTTTTCTAGTCATGCTAACAATTCCAGCCTTAAAACACTTGGGAATCGTGAATGGTGATCGTTAA